The Streptomyces sp. HUAS MG91 sequence GAGGTGACAGATCTGACGATACCGGCGGGGAAACAGGCACGTGGCGGGGCCCCTGGGGTGGGAGGTGGGAGCGCCGCCCGGTCCTGGTCTCGACCGGAGGTGGGAGCGCCGCCCGATCGAGACCTCGGTGTGCCCGCTTCGGCCGTGATCGTGCCCGGGTCGGGGGCGGGTGGTGCCTCGCGGGCCGCCGACGCTCTAGCCTGCCGTCGGGCGACCCGCCGCACATGGGCGGTGTCGCTCAGGTCGTCCACGGTGTGCGCGGCGCGGACCGTGATCACGGCGTCGCCCGGTTGTCCTCGGGCCGTCGCCGGATGCCCGGCCGCCGCCCGCCCCGCATGAACCACCCCGTCCGCCACCCGAAAGGACCCGCTGTGATCGTCGTCGCCGGAGAGGCCCTGATCGACCTCGTCCCGCTGGGGTCGAGCCCGGACGACGGCGCGGAGCGACGGGCTCCCGGGCTGCCCCCGCTCGCACCGCGGCTGGGCGGCGGCCCGTACAACACGGCGGTGGCGCTCGGCCGGCTCGGCTCTCCCGTCGCCTTCTGCTCGCGCCTGTCGCGGGACGGCTTCGGCGAGGCCCTGCTGGCCGGCCTGCGCTCCGCGGGGGTGGACACGGCGCCCGTGCAGCGGGGCGACGAGCCGACGACGCTGGCGGTCACGTCCATCGGGCCCGACGGCTCGGCCGGTTACTCCTTCTACGCGGAGGGCACCGCCGATCGTCTCTTCTCGGCGCCGGACCGGCTTCCGGCGGGCACGCGCGCGGTGTCGTTCGGCACCTGCTCGCTGGTTCTGGAGCCGGGTGCCAGTGCTTATGAGGAACTGATGCGGACGGCCGCCGCCCAGGGCCTGTTCACCGCGCTCGATCCGAACATCCGGGCCGGGCTGATCTCCGACGCGGACGCCTACCGGGCCCGCTTCAAGAACTGGCTGCCCTCGACCACACTCCTGAAGCTCTCCGAGGAGGACGCGCAGTGGCTCGGCGGCACACCGCGGGAATGGCTGTCCGGCGGACCCGCCGCCGTGGTGCTCACGCGGGGCGGAGACGGGCTGACCGTCTACACGCGGGACGGCGGCGAGTACGCCGTCCCGGGTGAGCGGGTCGAGGTCGTCGACACCATCGGCGCCGGTGACACGGTCAACGCAGCGCTGCTGCACGGTCTTTCCCGGCAGGGCGCCCTCTCCCCCGCCGCCGTCGACGGCCTGGACGGCGACGGCTGGACCCGTCTGCTCGGGTTCGCGGCGCGCGCGGCGGCGATCACCTGCTCCCGCGCGGGGGCGGAACCGCCGTTCGGATCCGAGGTCGGGGAGGTATAGCGACCTGGACGCCGCACCGCGCTCGGGCCGCGTCGAACTCAGCCGTTGACCGCTCGCAGCGCCCCCGGCGCACGGCCGTTGAGCCGGTCGAGGGCTGCCGCCGTGGGCTCGTCGACCGGCAGGTGGACCATGATCGTCTGTGCGTCGGCGTCCGGCAGGAACAGGGTCTCGTGCGCCAGACGCAGCGGACCCGCCTCGGGATGCGCCACCAGGTCGTGGCCGGTGCGCCTGGGCGGTGTCGGCGCCGCCGCCATCCGGTCGGTGAAGGGTGCGCCGGCGGTGACGGTCAGCTCGTCGACGAGGGAGACGACGTGCGGGTCCACGAGGGGTGCGCCCTGCCGGAACCGCGCCACCTGGTCGTCGGCCACACGGTCCCAGTCGGGGTAGGCGGCACGCGCCCGGTCGTCGGTGAACAAGTACCGGACGATGTTGGGCCGTTCGCCGTCGAGGATGCCGAGCGGTCCGGCGAACCGGGCGTAGCCGTCGGTGTGGGCCAGGATGTCGCCGACCCAGTTCACGAGGACCGCCGGGGTCGGTTCGAGGCGGCGCAGCAGCTCGCGGACAGCGGGCCGCACCGCCTGTGACGGTGCCGTGGCCCCGGAGCAGAACGCGGCGTCCACTCCGTTCGATTTGGCGAGTCTGCGCAGCAGCAGC is a genomic window containing:
- a CDS encoding carbohydrate kinase: MIVVAGEALIDLVPLGSSPDDGAERRAPGLPPLAPRLGGGPYNTAVALGRLGSPVAFCSRLSRDGFGEALLAGLRSAGVDTAPVQRGDEPTTLAVTSIGPDGSAGYSFYAEGTADRLFSAPDRLPAGTRAVSFGTCSLVLEPGASAYEELMRTAAAQGLFTALDPNIRAGLISDADAYRARFKNWLPSTTLLKLSEEDAQWLGGTPREWLSGGPAAVVLTRGGDGLTVYTRDGGEYAVPGERVEVVDTIGAGDTVNAALLHGLSRQGALSPAAVDGLDGDGWTRLLGFAARAAAITCSRAGAEPPFGSEVGEV
- a CDS encoding helix-turn-helix transcriptional regulator; this encodes MGDNELGTFLRTHREAVTPAEVGLPAGPRRRTPGLRRSELATLAGVSVEYLTRLEQGRDRNPSPSVLGSLADALRLATDERLLLRRLAKSNGVDAAFCSGATAPSQAVRPAVRELLRRLEPTPAVLVNWVGDILAHTDGYARFAGPLGILDGERPNIVRYLFTDDRARAAYPDWDRVADDQVARFRQGAPLVDPHVVSLVDELTVTAGAPFTDRMAAAPTPPRRTGHDLVAHPEAGPLRLAHETLFLPDADAQTIMVHLPVDEPTAAALDRLNGRAPGALRAVNG